The following proteins come from a genomic window of Macadamia integrifolia cultivar HAES 741 chromosome 14, SCU_Mint_v3, whole genome shotgun sequence:
- the LOC122061707 gene encoding cytochrome P450 89A2-like — protein sequence MDAGSDTTSTVFEWIMAHLVKDQTIQEKLYSEIQEVVGSEEEIKEDDLQKMPYLKAVVLEGLRIHPPSHFVPPHTVEEDVVLNGYVIPKKTIVNFMVAGMGRDPQVWKDPMEFKPERFLGEGEVVDITGSMEIKMMPFSVGRRICPGLGLGTLHLEYFLANFIRNYKWVAVDGQDVDMSKTQEFTRVMKTSLQAHVSQRAK from the coding sequence ATGGATGCAGGGAGTGACACAACATCAACTGTGTTTGAATGGATCATGGCCCACCTTGTGAAGGACCAAACCATCCAAGAAAAGCTTTATTCTGAGATCCAAGAGGTTGTGGGTtcagaagaagagatcaaagaaGATGATTTGCAGAAGATGCCATATCTAAAGGCAGTGGTATTAGAAGGGCTGAGGATACACCCACCTAGTCACTTTGTGCCGCCACATACCGTCGAGGAAGATGTTGTGTTGAATGGCTACGTCATCCCCAAGAAAACTATTGTGAATTTTATGGTGGCAGGGATGGGGAGGGACCCACAAGTTTGGAAAGATCCTATGGAGTTTAAGCCCGAGAGGTTCTTGGGTGAAGGGGAAGTAGTGGATATCACAGGGAGTATGGAGATTAAGATGATGCCATTTAGTGTGGGGAGGAGGATTTGCCCTGGACTTGGGTTAGGGACATTGCATTTGGAGTATTTTCTAGCAAATTTTATCAGAAATTACAAATGGGTGGCTGTAGATGGACAAGACGTTGACATGTCAAAGACGCAAGAGTTTACAAGGGTGATGAAAACCTCATTGCAGGCCCATGTGTCCCAGAGGGCAAAGTAA
- the LOC122061706 gene encoding cytochrome P450 89A2-like, with translation MEYSWFRILFSLCLCAAATKIFFILLSQSKSKKTKLPLPPGPPSLPIVGSIFLLKRLLIDAESLLLDLSYKYGPIITIRIGSILEVFISSHSLTHQALIQNGTAFNYRPGAVTPGCLLDNTHPDIGSSSGTRWRFLRRNLTSELLIPSRYKCFGCARRRFLETIDSLLKYHVESGEPVQVVHPFRYAMFSLLLFMCFGEKLDEKVIKDIVEMERNVLANFRRFSVFQAFPTFGKFIFRNRWLQLIDMRHRQKSALLPLIKSRRERKEKIKQQNQDENIVSYIDSLFDLEFKDGGGRKISDEEIVTLICEVMDAGSDTTSTVFEWIMAHLVKDQTIQEKLYSEIQEVVGSEEEIKEDDLQKMPYLKAVVLEGLRIHPPSHFVLPHTVEEDVVLNGYVIPKKTIVNFMVAGMGRDPQVWKDPMEFKPERHLGEGEVVDITGSKEIKMMPFSVGRRICPGLGLGTLHLEYFLANLIRNYNWMAVDEQDVDMSEKQEFTRVMKTPLQAHVFQRAK, from the coding sequence ATGGAGTACTCTTGGTTCAGGatcctcttttctctttgtcTCTGTGCAGCAGCTACCAAAATTTTCTTCATTCTCCTCTCTCAGAGTAAATCGAAGAAAACCAAACTCCCTTTACCACCAGGCCCTCCTTCACTGCCCATAGTAGGCAGCATCTTCTTGCTCAAAAGATTGTTAATCGATGCTGAATCACTCCTCCTTGACCTGTCCTACAAATACGGACCAATCATCACCATCCGTATTGGCTCTATCCTCGAAGTATTCATTTCCAGCCATTCATTAACCCATCAAGCTCTCATCCAGAATGGTACCGCCTTTAACTACCGCCCAGGAGCTGTCACACCCGGCTGCCTCCTTGACAACACCCATCCCGATATCGGTTCCTCCTCTGGCACTCGTTGGAGGTTCCTCCGTCGTAACCTCACTTCTGAACTTCTTATCCCTTCTCGGTATAAGTGTTTTGGTTGCGCCCGCAGAAGGTTCTTGGAAACAATTGATTCGTTGCTCAAATACCATGTCGAGTCAGGCGAGCCTGTGCAAGTGGTACATCCCTTCCGATATGCCATGTTTTCTTTGTTGCTTTTCATGTGCTTTGGTGAGAAACTTGATGAGAAAGTCATCAAAGATATTGTAGAAATGGAGAGAAATGTCTTAGCcaattttagaagattttctgtGTTCCAAGCGTTCCCCACCTTCGGGAAATTCATCTTCAGAAATCGTTGGCTTCAACTGATTGATATGCGCCACAGACAAAAATCTGCTCTACTTCCTTTGATCAAATCCCGTCGAGAACGAAAGGAGAAGATCAAACAACAAAACCAAGATGAGAATATTGTCTCCTACATCGATTCActctttgatctcgaattcaAAGATGGAGGAGGAAGGAAGATCAGTGATGAAGAAATAGTGACTCTCATCTGTGAGGTTATGGATGCAGGGAGTGACACAACATCAACTGTGTTTGAATGGATCATGGCCCACCTTGTGAAGGACCAAACCATCCAAGAAAAGCTTTATTCTGAGATCCAAGAGGTTGTGGGTtcagaagaagagatcaaagaaGATGATTTGCAGAAGATGCCATATCTAAAGGCAGTGGTATTAGAAGGGCTGAGGATACACCCACCTAGTCACTTTGTGCTGCCACATACTGTGGAGGAAGATGTTGTGTTGAATGGCTATGTCATCCCCAAGAAAACTATTGTGAATTTTATGGTGGCAGGGATGGGGAGGGACCCACAAGTTTGGAAAGATCCTATGGAGTTTAAGCCAGAGAGGCACTTGGGTGAAGGGGAAGTAGTTGATATCACAGGGAGTAAGGAGATTAAGATGATGCCATTTAGTGTTGGCAGGAGGATTTGCCCTGGCCTTGGGTTAGGGACATTGCATTTGGAGTATTTTCTGGCAAATTTGATCAGAAATTACAATTGGATGGCTGTAGATGAACAGGATGTTGACATGTCAGAGAAGCAGGAGTTCACAAGGGTGATGAAAACCCCATTGCAGGCCCATGTGTTCCAGAGGGCAAAGTAA